GAGACCAAGTTCAAGGACGTCTCCGAAGCGTACGAAGCATTGAAAAGCGCCGAAAAACGTGCGGAGTACGACGAGCTGCGCCGTTACGGCCAGCACGGCCAGCCTTTCCAAGGGCCGCCGGGTTGGCAGAGTCGCGGCGGCTTTGGGGGCCAGGACACGGGTGACTTCTCGGACTTCTTCAGTTCGATCTTTGGTAATCGCGGGCCGGGTTTCGGTGGCGGACAATCAGGTCGCAGCGCCGGCCGGCGAGGGCAAGACGTGGAAATGGAATTACCGATCTTCCTGGAAGAGACCCTGTCGAACGAGTCGAAGAAGGTCACCTTCCAGGTGCCTCAGTACAACGCCGCGGGCCAGCACGTCAGCAATACCAGCAAAAGCCTGAACGTGAAGATTCCATTGGGCGTGACCGATGGCGAACGTATCCGCCTGAAAGGCCAGGGTGCGCCCGGTATCGGTGGTGGCGCCAATGGTGACTTGTACCTGACCATTCGCTTCGCCCCGCATCCCAAGTTCGACGTCGAGGGCCAGGACCTGATCATCACCTTGCCGCTGGCGCCGTGGGAACTGGCGCTGGGCACCGAAGTGGCGGTGCCGACCCTCACCGGCAAGATCAACCTCAAGATCCCGGCGGGCAGCCAGAATGGCCAGCGCATGCGCGCCAAGGGTCACGGCTTGCGTAACAAGGCCGGCGAGCGAGGCTACCTGTTCGTGCAGCTCAAGGCGGTGATGCCGAAGGCCAGCGACGAATCAGTCAAGGCCTTGTGGGCTGAACTGGCGAAGAAAGCCGCGTTCGATCCACGAGAGAATTTCTGACCGCTGCGGACTTGGGCAACCGCCCGTTAAAGCATTGGGAGAAGCAGATCATGAACAACCCGATCGTTGAACTGAACCTGGTGGATTTCTGCGAGGCCGCTGCGTTGCAGGATATCCATGTCATCGAAATCGTCCGGCATGGCATCCTCGAGCCTCACGGTGCGGCACCGACGGACTGGCGCTTTACCGATTACGAACTGATCCTGGCCAAGCGTGCCGCCAAGTTGCGCCGCGAGTTGGAGCTGGAATGGGAAGGGGTCGCCCTGGCGCTGGACCTGCTGGAAGAGGTCCAGCAACTGCGAAGCGAAAACCGCATGCTCAAGCAGCGGCTGGGGCGGTTGGTGGAGTGACACGCGTTCTCTGGGCCGACTGCATTTGTGGCGAGGGAGCTTGCTCCCGCTGGGCCGGTCCGACGCTTCGGGCGCAGCGGCCGCGCTTTTTTGCGGCTGCTACGCAACCGAGCGGGAGCAAGCGCCCTCGTCACAGGTTCTGCGCTCGGTCAGGTATCTCCTTTCATCAAAACAGAAAATACCGCTGCGCCATCGGCAGCACATCAGCCGGCTCGCACCACAACAACACCCCATCGGCCTTGACCTGATAGGTCTGCGGATCGACATCGATGTTCGGCAGGTAGTCGTTGTGGATCAGGTCAGTCTTCTGCACATCGCGGCAACCCTTTACCACGGCGATTTTCTTCTTCAGCCCTAGCTGTTCCGGCAACCCAGCCTCGGCGGCGGCCTGGCTGATGAAGGTCAGGCTGGTGGCATGCCGCGAGCCGCCAAAGCTGGCGAACATCGGCCGGTAGTGCACGGGTTGCGGCGTCGGAATCGAAGCGTTGGCGTCACCCATCAGGCTGGCGGCAATCGCCCCGCCCTTGAGAATCAGCGTCGGCTTGACACCAAAGAACGCCGGGCGCCAAAGCACCAGGTCGGCCCATTTCCCGACTTCGACGGAGCCCACTTCATGGCTGATGCCGTGGGTGATCGCTGGGTTGATGGTGTACTTGGCGATGTAGCGCTTGATGCGGAAATTGTCGTTGCCTTCGCCATCGCCGGGCAGGGCGCCGCGTTGCTTCTTCATCTTGTCGGCGGTCTGCCAGGTGCGGGTGATGACTTCACCGACGCGGCCCATCGCCTGACTGTCGGAACTGATCATCGAGAAGGCGCCGAGGTCGTGGAGGATGTCTTCGGCGGCGATGGTTTCGCGACGGATGCGGCTTTCGGCGAAGGCCACGTCTTCGGCGATGCTCGGGTCGAGGTGATGGCAGACCATCAACATGTCCAGGTGCTCGTCGATGGTATTGCGGGTGAACGGCCGGGTCGGGTTGGTCGAACTGGGCAACACGTTAGGGAAGCCGCAAGCCTTGATGATGTCCGGCGCATGGCCGCCACCGGCGCCTTCGGTGTGGTAGGTGTGGATGGTGCGGCCCTTGAACGCGGCCAGGGTGGTTTCGACGAAGCCGGATTCGTTGAGGGTGTCGGTGTGGATCGCCACCTGTACGTCATATTGGTCGGCGACGCTCAGGCAGTTGTCGATGGCCGCCGGCGTGGTGCCCCAGTCTTCGTGCAGCTTGAGGCCGATGGCGCCGGCCTTGACCTGTTCGATCAATGGTTCCGGCAAGCTGGCGTTGCCCTTGCCGGTGAAACCGATGTTCATCGCGAACGCGTCGGCGGCCTGGAGCATGCGCGCCAGATGCCACGGGCCGGAGGTGCAGGTGGTGGCGTTGGTCCCGGTGGCCGGGCCCGTGCCGCCGCCGATCATGGTGGTGACGCCACTCATCAGCGCCTCTTCGATCTGCTGCGGGCAGATGAAATGGATGTGGGTGTCGATACCCCCCGCCGTGAGGATCATGCCTTCGCCGGCGATCACTTCGGTGCTGGCGCCGATGGCGATGGTCACATCGGGCTGGATGTCCGGGTTGCCGGCCTTGCCGATGGCGGCGATGCGCCCGTCCTTGAGGCCGACATCAGCCTTGACGATGCCCCAGTGATCAATGATCAGCGCGTTGGTGATCAGCGTGTCGACGACCTCGGCGGCCAGCAGCTGGCTCTGGCCCATGCCGTCGCGAATCACTTTGCCACCGCCGAACTTCACTTCTTCGCCGTAGGTGGTGAAGTCCTTTTCCACTTCGATCCACAGCTCGGTGTCGGCCAGACGGACCTTGTCGCCGACGGTGGGGCCGAACATGTCGGCGTAGGCTTGTCTCGAAATCTTCATGTGCTTTCCTGATCGTTCCCACGCTCTGCGTGGGAATGCCGCCATGGACGCTCTGCGTCCGCTTGTGTGACGCGGAGCGTCACGGGATGCATTCCCACGCAGAGCGTGGGAACGAGCTGACGCTTAGTCCAGGTCGCCCATGACCCGCCCGGCAAACCCGAACACCCTGCGATGCCCGGCCAGATCCACCAGCTCCACCTCGCGGCTCTGGCCCGGCTCGAAACGCACGGCGGTGCCGGCCGGGATGTTCAGGCGCATGCCACGGCTGGCGGCGCGGTCGAAGGCCAGGGCGTCGTTGGTTTCGAAAAAGTGATAGTGCGAGCCGACCTGGATCGGCCGATCACCGCTGTTGGCGACTTTCAGCGTAAGGGTGCGGCGGCCGACGTTGAGCTCGATGTCGCCGGGCGCGATCTGGTACTGACCTGGGATCATTGCGGTTGCCCCAAAATTTTGTAGTAGATGGCGGTCGGGGTGTAGGTCCCGTCTGGGCTCTGGCAGTAGTCGGGCAGTTCACCGACGCGGGTGTAGCCCATGGCGCGGTAGAACGCCTCGGCCTCGGAACCGGCCTCGGTGTCGAGGTACAGCAGGCCACGCTTGTGCTGGCGGGCACCGAGCTCCAGGGCGTTCATCAATTGTTGGCCCAGGCCGCGGCGACGGGCGTCGCCACGTACCAGCAGCTTTTGCACTTCGGCGCGGTTCAGGCCGTTGGGTTTCTGGCACAGGGCGAGCTGGACGCTGGCCTGCACCTGCTCGTCCTTGACCACCACCCAAAGCAGCAGATCACCCTGGTCGAGGCTGGCCTGGACCTCGTCGAAATAGGCGCGGGCCTGGTCGGCATCGAGGTCGGCCATGAACCCCACACTGGCGCCATAGCCCACGGCGTCGAGCAGCAGATCAATCAAGCCTTGGCGGTAATGCGCGAAGCTTTCAACGTGGACTCGTCGCAACTGGGCGGCGTTCATCGGTATCACTCCTTGTCGATGGCGGGCGGTTGGGCCCCGGGGTTGAGGACCAACTGCATGAAGGTCAGGTCCAGCCAGCGGCCAAACTTGGTACCCACCTGGGGCATCTGCCCGGTAATAGTGAAACCCGCGCGTTCGTGCAGGCGAATCGAGGCCGCGTTGCCGCTCTCGATGGCGGCGACCATCACGTGTTTACCGCAGGCCTTGGCGCGTTCGATCAGGGCCAACATCAATAATGGGCCGAGGCCATGACCGCGTTGATCGTGGCGGACGTAGACCGAATGCTCGACGGTGTGGCGGAAACCGTCGAAGGGCCGCCAGTCACCGAACGAGGCATAGCCGAGCACGTTTTCCTCGGTATCGACGACCACCAATACAGGGTAGCCCTGGGCTCGCCGGGCGCTGAACCAGGCCTGGCGATTACCCAGGTCCACGGCCTGTTCGTTCCAGATCGCCGTGGTGTTGAGCACGGCATCGTTGTAGATATCGCGGATTGCCGGCAGGTCGGCAGGTTGCGCGTCACGAATGTGATAAGTCATGCCGCGACCTCAGGCGATGGGTTGGTGGACGGTGACCAGTTTGGTGCCGTCGGGAAACGTCGCTTCGACCTGGATCTCCGGGATCATTTCCGGGATGCCTTCCATCACCTGCTCGCGGCTCAGCAGCGTGGTGCCGTAATGCATCAGCTCAGCCACGGTCCGGCCGTCACGGGCGCCTTCGAGCAGCGCGGCGGAAATATAGGCCATGGCTTCCGGGTAGTTGAGCTTCACACCTCGGGCCAGGCGCCGTTCGGCGACCAGGCCGGCGGTGAAGATCAGCAGCTTGTCTTTTTCGCGTGGGGTCAGGTCCATGTGCAATCCAAGTAGGGCAGATAAGTAAGTTCGGGCTGGATACAGATCCCTTGTGAAGAAAGAGTCAGGTACTCCAGATTCTTGGCGGCATGGCCTCTCTTCCCAACAGCGCTGGCCTGAGCAAACGCCACAATTCGATCAACCATCCCCGCGCGAGCAGCGCCTCGCTCGCCAGGCAGCGAGCCACGAGCAGGCCGGGTAATTGCGTCAGGTCGCCGCGCACGGCATGGCCCAGGGATCGGCATTGCTCCAGCAGTTCGCCGTCGATCTCGCCAGTGACTAATAACGTGGCAAATACCGGATCGCCACCCAGCCCGATGGGCGAGTCGAGCAAGCCGTCGTCGCCGACGATGCGCTGGCGCTCGTGCCACAACAACTGGCCGTCGCGGCGGATGTCCAGGCGCGATTGAAAATGCCCGAGATCGAAGCGCTCGTGACTGGCCGGCCGGCCGAGGGCAACCATGTCCCAGTAGAACAACCGGGCGTCACCCTGCAGGTCGATTTCGGTGCTGAGTTCCGCCTGGGCCGCGCTGAACACGATGGTTTCCTGAGGCAGCCATTCCAGGGTTGCGCCGGGCGCCACGCTCAGCTTCAGTTGCTGGTACGCCGGGCCGGCGGCGCGGTACCACTTGGCCGCGCCGGGGCTCGTCAGTTGCGCCCAGGCACCGGCGCCGACGTGGGCCGAGATGTCCAGCCGATCGCCGCCGGCAATCCCGCCGGGCGGGTGAACGATGATGTGCTGGCACACCTCGGGCCCCTCGGCATACAAATGCTTTTGCACCCGCAGCGGGCCGATGTGGCGACGCTGGACCGGGCGTGTGCACTCGCCGAATCGGGCATAGCCCAATTCCAGCTCGGCGTGCCAGCTGGGGGTGAACAAGGCTGAGGGCGAGACAGGTAGATTCATGATTTCTGATTATTGTCGTGACGCTACAGACTAGATGGTAACCAGCCCGCGCACACCCTCGGCTTCCATATTTTCTCCGCGCCCTTGCTGCACGATCTCGCCCCGGGACATCACCAGGTATTGATCGGCCAGCTCGGCGGCGAAGTCGTAGAACTGCTCCACCAGCAGGATTGCCATGTCGCCCCGGGCCGCGAGTTTCTTGATCACCACGCCAATTTCCTTGATCACCGAAGGCTGGATGCCTTCGGTGGGTTCGTCGAGAATCAGCAGGCGCGGACGGCTGGCCAAGGCCCGGCCAATGGCGAGCTGCTGTTGCTGGCCGCCGGACAAGTCGCCGCCACGGCGTTGCTTCATTTGCAGCAGTACCGGGAACAATTCGTAGATGAACGCAGGCACTTCCTTGGCCTCTGAACCGGGAAAGCGCGACAGGCCCATCAGCAGGTTTTCTTCCACCGTCAGCCGACCGAAAATTTCCCGGCCCTGAGGCACGTAGGCAATGCCTGCGTGGACGCGTTGGTGCGGCTTGAAGGTGGTGATGGCCTTGCCTTCCCAATTCACCGCGCCTTCCTTGGCCGGCAACAGGCCCATCAGGCATTTGAGCAGGGTGGTCTTGCCCACGCCGTTGCGCCCCAACAGGCAGGTCACCTCGCCGACCTTGGCGTCGAACGACAGGCCCCGCAGGATGTGGCTACCGCCGTAGTATTGGTGCAGCTTGTCGACTTGCAGCATGTTCCAGATTCTCCTCGATGATCGTTCCCACGCTCTGCGTGGGAATGCATTCTGTGACGCTCTGCGTCACCATTGCGCAGGTGTGAATCCGGCGCAAACCAAGGGACGCGGAGCGTCCCAGGCGGCGTTACCACGCAGAGCGTGGGAACGATCAAAACCAACTCCTATCGCCTCAGCGACCGAGATACACCTCGATCACTCGCTCATCGGCCTGCACCTGTTCCAGCGACCCTTCGGCCAGCACGCTGCCTTGGTGCAGCACGGTGACGTGGTCGGCAATCGCGCCGACGAAGCCCATGTCGTGCTCCACCACCATCAGCGAATGCTTGCCCGCCAGGGACTTGAACAGCTCGGCGGTAAACTCGGTCTCGGCGTCGGTCATGCCCGCCACCGGTTCGTCGAGCAGCAGCAGTTGCGGGTCCTGGACCAACAGCATGCCGATCTCCAGGAATTGTTTCTGGCCATGGGACAAGAGACCGGCGGCGCGATTGACCGAGGTGGTGAGGCGAATGGTCTCGAGCACTTGGCTGATGCGGTCGTGCTGCTCGCCGTTCAGTTTTGCCCGCAGGCTGGCCCACACCGATTTGTCGGTCTTGAGCGCCAGCTCCAGGTTCTCGAACACGCTCAGGGCTTCGAATACCGTGGGCTTCTGGAACTTGCGCCCGATGCCGGCCTGGGCGATCTGCACTTCGCTCATGGTCGTCAGGTCGAGGGTTTCGCCGAACCAGGCCTTGCCATGGCTGGGGCGGGTCTTGCCGGTGATCACGTCCATCAGGGTGGTCTTGCCGGCACCGTTGGGGCCGATGATGCAGCGCAATTCGCCGACGCCGATGTACAGGTTCAAATCGTTCAAGGCCTTGAAACCATCGAAACTGACGCTGATGTCTTCCAGGGTCAGGATGGTGCCGTGGCGGGTGTTCAGGCCCACGCCGGCCGCCTGGCCAAGGCCGATGGCGTCGCGGCTGCTGCCTTGGTCTTTGTTGGGCTCAAGGATCGGTTCGAGCATGAAATCGGCTGTCGGGGTGATTCTCATTGTTCGCCTCTCTTCTTCAGCAAGCCGATCACACCTTTAGGCAGATACAGGGTCACGACGATGAACAATGCACCGAGGAAGAACAGCCAATATTCAGGAAACGCCACGGTGAACCAGCTCTTCATGCCGTTCACCACACCGGCGCCCAGCAACGGCCCAATCAACGTGCCGCGCCCGCCAAGGGCGACCCACACAGCGGCTTCGATGGAGTTGGTCGGCGACATCTCGCTGGGGTTGATGATGCCAACCTGCGGCACGTACAGCGCACCCGCCAAGCCGCACAACATTGCGCTCAACACCCAGACGAACAGCTTGAAGCCACGGGGATCGTAGCCGCAGAACATCAGGCGGTTTTCCGCGTCGCGCAGGGCGGTCAATACCCGACCGAACTTGCTGCGGGCCAGGCGCCAGCCGATGAACAGGCTCGCCACCAGCAACAGCACCGTGGCAAAAAACAGCACCGCCCGGGTGCCCGGCTCGGTGATGCCAAAGCCTAGGATCGAGCGGAAATTGGTGAAGCCGTTGTTGCCGCCAAACCCGGTTTCGTTGCGGAAAAACAGCAGCATCCCGGCGAAGGTCAGGGCCTGGGTCATGATCGAGAAATACACGCCCTTGATCCGCGAGCGGAAGGCGAAGAAGCCGAACACCAGCGCGAGCAAACCCGGCGCCAGCACCACCAGGCACATCGCCCAGAGGAAACTGTCGGTGCCGGCCCAGTACCAGGGCAGTTCAGTCCACGACAGGAAAGTCATGAACGCCGGCAAGCCATCGCCAGCGGCTTGGCGCATCAGGTACATGCCCATGGCATAGCCGCCCAGGGCGAAGAACAGGCCATGGCCGAGGGAGAGCAAGCCGGCGTAGCCCCAGACCAGGTCCAGCGCCAGGGCGACGATGGCGTAGCAGAGAATCTTGCCCACCAGGGTCAAGGTGTAGGCCGAGACGTGCAGCGGGTTGTCCGCCGCCAACAGCGACAGCAACGGCAGGCTCAGCAGCACGGCGAGGATCAGCGCGCCGACGGCGAGGGTGACTTTGGGGCCGGCCTTTTGCGTGGCCGTGAGCATCAGGGGCTGGTTCATCAGTCGATTACCCGTCCTTTGAGCGCGAAGAGGCCTTGCGGACGCTTCTGGATGAACAGAATGATCAGCGCGAGGATCAGGATTTTGCCAAGCACGGCGCCGATCTGCGGTTCGAGAATCTTGTTGGCGATGCCCAGGCCGAACGCGGCGAACACACTGCCGGCCAACTGGCCGACGCCGCCGAGCACCACCACCAGGAACGAGTCGATGATGTAGCTCTGGCCCAGGTCCGGGCCGACGTTGCCGATTTGGCTCAGGGCCACGCCACCGAGCCCGGCGATGCCCGAGCCGAGGCCGAAGGCGAGCATGTCTACGCGGCCGGTGGGCACGCCGCAGCAGGCGGCCATGTTGCGGTTCTGGGTCACGGCGCGCACGTTCAGGCCCAGGCGTGTCTTGTTCAGCAGCAGCCAGGTCAGCACCACCACGAACAGGGCGAAGGCGATG
This is a stretch of genomic DNA from Pseudomonas marvdashtae. It encodes these proteins:
- a CDS encoding GNAT family N-acetyltransferase — protein: MNAAQLRRVHVESFAHYRQGLIDLLLDAVGYGASVGFMADLDADQARAYFDEVQASLDQGDLLLWVVVKDEQVQASVQLALCQKPNGLNRAEVQKLLVRGDARRRGLGQQLMNALELGARQHKRGLLYLDTEAGSEAEAFYRAMGYTRVGELPDYCQSPDGTYTPTAIYYKILGQPQ
- a CDS encoding GNAT family N-acetyltransferase; the encoded protein is MTYHIRDAQPADLPAIRDIYNDAVLNTTAIWNEQAVDLGNRQAWFSARRAQGYPVLVVVDTEENVLGYASFGDWRPFDGFRHTVEHSVYVRHDQRGHGLGPLLMLALIERAKACGKHVMVAAIESGNAASIRLHERAGFTITGQMPQVGTKFGRWLDLTFMQLVLNPGAQPPAIDKE
- a CDS encoding urease accessory protein UreD, encoding MNLPVSPSALFTPSWHAELELGYARFGECTRPVQRRHIGPLRVQKHLYAEGPEVCQHIIVHPPGGIAGGDRLDISAHVGAGAWAQLTSPGAAKWYRAAGPAYQQLKLSVAPGATLEWLPQETIVFSAAQAELSTEIDLQGDARLFYWDMVALGRPASHERFDLGHFQSRLDIRRDGQLLWHERQRIVGDDGLLDSPIGLGGDPVFATLLVTGEIDGELLEQCRSLGHAVRGDLTQLPGLLVARCLASEALLARGWLIELWRLLRPALLGREAMPPRIWST
- the urtE gene encoding urea ABC transporter ATP-binding subunit UrtE, translating into MLQVDKLHQYYGGSHILRGLSFDAKVGEVTCLLGRNGVGKTTLLKCLMGLLPAKEGAVNWEGKAITTFKPHQRVHAGIAYVPQGREIFGRLTVEENLLMGLSRFPGSEAKEVPAFIYELFPVLLQMKQRRGGDLSGGQQQQLAIGRALASRPRLLILDEPTEGIQPSVIKEIGVVIKKLAARGDMAILLVEQFYDFAAELADQYLVMSRGEIVQQGRGENMEAEGVRGLVTI
- the ureA gene encoding urease subunit gamma; this encodes MDLTPREKDKLLIFTAGLVAERRLARGVKLNYPEAMAYISAALLEGARDGRTVAELMHYGTTLLSREQVMEGIPEMIPEIQVEATFPDGTKLVTVHQPIA
- the urtD gene encoding urea ABC transporter ATP-binding protein UrtD; this translates as MRITPTADFMLEPILEPNKDQGSSRDAIGLGQAAGVGLNTRHGTILTLEDISVSFDGFKALNDLNLYIGVGELRCIIGPNGAGKTTLMDVITGKTRPSHGKAWFGETLDLTTMSEVQIAQAGIGRKFQKPTVFEALSVFENLELALKTDKSVWASLRAKLNGEQHDRISQVLETIRLTTSVNRAAGLLSHGQKQFLEIGMLLVQDPQLLLLDEPVAGMTDAETEFTAELFKSLAGKHSLMVVEHDMGFVGAIADHVTVLHQGSVLAEGSLEQVQADERVIEVYLGR
- the ureC gene encoding urease subunit alpha, with product MKISRQAYADMFGPTVGDKVRLADTELWIEVEKDFTTYGEEVKFGGGKVIRDGMGQSQLLAAEVVDTLITNALIIDHWGIVKADVGLKDGRIAAIGKAGNPDIQPDVTIAIGASTEVIAGEGMILTAGGIDTHIHFICPQQIEEALMSGVTTMIGGGTGPATGTNATTCTSGPWHLARMLQAADAFAMNIGFTGKGNASLPEPLIEQVKAGAIGLKLHEDWGTTPAAIDNCLSVADQYDVQVAIHTDTLNESGFVETTLAAFKGRTIHTYHTEGAGGGHAPDIIKACGFPNVLPSSTNPTRPFTRNTIDEHLDMLMVCHHLDPSIAEDVAFAESRIRRETIAAEDILHDLGAFSMISSDSQAMGRVGEVITRTWQTADKMKKQRGALPGDGEGNDNFRIKRYIAKYTINPAITHGISHEVGSVEVGKWADLVLWRPAFFGVKPTLILKGGAIAASLMGDANASIPTPQPVHYRPMFASFGGSRHATSLTFISQAAAEAGLPEQLGLKKKIAVVKGCRDVQKTDLIHNDYLPNIDVDPQTYQVKADGVLLWCEPADVLPMAQRYFLF
- the urtC gene encoding urea ABC transporter permease subunit UrtC, which encodes MNQPLMLTATQKAGPKVTLAVGALILAVLLSLPLLSLLAADNPLHVSAYTLTLVGKILCYAIVALALDLVWGYAGLLSLGHGLFFALGGYAMGMYLMRQAAGDGLPAFMTFLSWTELPWYWAGTDSFLWAMCLVVLAPGLLALVFGFFAFRSRIKGVYFSIMTQALTFAGMLLFFRNETGFGGNNGFTNFRSILGFGITEPGTRAVLFFATVLLLVASLFIGWRLARSKFGRVLTALRDAENRLMFCGYDPRGFKLFVWVLSAMLCGLAGALYVPQVGIINPSEMSPTNSIEAAVWVALGGRGTLIGPLLGAGVVNGMKSWFTVAFPEYWLFFLGALFIVVTLYLPKGVIGLLKKRGEQ
- a CDS encoding DnaJ C-terminal domain-containing protein, with translation MDFKDYYKILGVEPTADDSTIKAAYRKLARRYHPDVSKEKDAETKFKDVSEAYEALKSAEKRAEYDELRRYGQHGQPFQGPPGWQSRGGFGGQDTGDFSDFFSSIFGNRGPGFGGGQSGRSAGRRGQDVEMELPIFLEETLSNESKKVTFQVPQYNAAGQHVSNTSKSLNVKIPLGVTDGERIRLKGQGAPGIGGGANGDLYLTIRFAPHPKFDVEGQDLIITLPLAPWELALGTEVAVPTLTGKINLKIPAGSQNGQRMRAKGHGLRNKAGERGYLFVQLKAVMPKASDESVKALWAELAKKAAFDPRENF
- a CDS encoding urease subunit beta, with amino-acid sequence MIPGQYQIAPGDIELNVGRRTLTLKVANSGDRPIQVGSHYHFFETNDALAFDRAASRGMRLNIPAGTAVRFEPGQSREVELVDLAGHRRVFGFAGRVMGDLD
- a CDS encoding chaperone modulator CbpM, with amino-acid sequence MNNPIVELNLVDFCEAAALQDIHVIEIVRHGILEPHGAAPTDWRFTDYELILAKRAAKLRRELELEWEGVALALDLLEEVQQLRSENRMLKQRLGRLVE